The following proteins come from a genomic window of Halanaerobiaceae bacterium ANBcell28:
- a CDS encoding ATP-binding protein has translation MKFFNTAGPVVAKDHYHVPITARINKEEIFSLIDQKKYFVLHAPRQSGKTSSLLTLMDLLNKSGKYKCLYINVESAQAARENVEIAMESILSELENRETIYLNENKMSKHVKNILKSSHTALANILTKWTQENDLPTVLLIDEIDSLVGDSLISVLRQLRSRYDTRPNAFPQSIILCGVRDVRDYRIHSSEHNEIITGGSCFNVKAKSIRLGNFRENDVKFLYLQHTESTGQEFSEDAIKLAYNLTKGQPWLVNALAYEACFEMPEGKDRNNPITVDLINQAKDKLILSRVTHLDQLVDKLKEERVKNIIEPILEGLAIKEIPQDDLQYLIDLGLVSNINGKIEISNPIYKEVIPRELNYISQMSLGSLYEPEWYVNEDGSLNVSKLIENFQEFFRENSETWIERFAYKEAGPQLLLQAFLQRVVNGGGRIYREYGLGKMRTDILIEWKDSSKYVLELKILHKSLEKTIALGLEQTAEYMDRTGTNTGHLLIFDKSEDKGWEEKIFRKEKEYNDKKIVIWGM, from the coding sequence GTGAAGTTTTTCAATACAGCTGGGCCGGTAGTGGCTAAAGATCATTATCATGTACCAATAACTGCGAGAATAAATAAAGAAGAGATATTTTCTTTAATTGATCAGAAAAAATATTTTGTACTACATGCACCCAGACAGAGTGGTAAAACAAGCAGTCTTTTAACCCTTATGGATCTTTTGAATAAAAGTGGAAAATATAAGTGCTTGTATATAAATGTTGAAAGTGCTCAAGCGGCTAGAGAGAATGTAGAAATAGCGATGGAATCTATTTTAAGTGAGCTTGAAAATAGGGAAACAATATATTTAAATGAAAATAAAATGAGCAAGCATGTTAAAAATATTCTTAAAAGTTCTCACACTGCATTAGCAAATATTTTAACAAAATGGACTCAAGAAAATGATTTACCAACAGTTCTTCTTATTGATGAAATAGATTCATTAGTAGGAGATTCTCTTATTTCTGTTCTACGTCAGTTAAGAAGTAGGTATGACACCAGACCTAATGCATTCCCTCAAAGCATAATATTATGTGGTGTAAGAGATGTGAGAGACTATAGAATTCATTCCAGTGAGCATAATGAAATTATTACAGGTGGCAGTTGTTTTAATGTCAAAGCAAAATCAATAAGATTGGGAAATTTTAGAGAAAATGATGTAAAATTCTTATATTTACAACATACAGAATCAACTGGACAGGAATTTAGTGAAGATGCAATAAAACTGGCTTATAATTTGACAAAGGGGCAACCCTGGCTAGTAAATGCTTTAGCTTATGAAGCATGTTTCGAAATGCCAGAAGGAAAAGATAGAAACAATCCCATAACTGTAGACTTAATTAATCAAGCTAAAGATAAATTAATTCTAAGTAGAGTCACTCATCTTGATCAACTGGTGGATAAATTAAAAGAAGAAAGAGTTAAAAATATAATCGAGCCGATTTTAGAAGGACTGGCAATTAAAGAAATTCCACAGGATGATTTACAATATCTTATAGATTTAGGTTTAGTTAGCAACATTAACGGAAAAATAGAAATTTCAAACCCAATCTATAAAGAAGTTATTCCTAGAGAATTGAATTATATAAGTCAAATGAGTTTAGGTTCTTTATATGAACCAGAGTGGTATGTAAATGAAGATGGCAGCTTAAATGTCAGTAAACTTATTGAAAATTTCCAGGAATTTTTTCGTGAAAACTCAGAAACCTGGATTGAACGCTTTGCTTATAAAGAAGCTGGTCCCCAGCTTTTATTGCAGGCCTTTTTACAGAGGGTAGTTAATGGTGGTGGTAGAATTTATAGAGAATATGGTCTTGGGAAAATGCGGACTGATATACTTATTGAGTGGAAGGATAGTAGTAAATATGTACTTGAACTTAAAATCTTACATAAGAGTCTAGAAAAAACAATAGCCCTTGGTCTTGAACAAACTGCAGAATATATGGATAGAACGGGAACAAATACTGGTCATTTGCTTATTTTTGATAAAAGTGAAGATAAGGGCTGGGAGGAGAAAATTTTCAGAAAAGAGAAGGAATATAATGATAAGAAGATTGTAATCTGGGGAATGTAA
- a CDS encoding type II toxin-antitoxin system Phd/YefM family antitoxin: MDMIRPFADLRNKYSEISKVCHETRKPVYITVNGRRDTVILGLAEYEQMKSELKLLRMLAESEEDLSQGRVAPIKDTFDGIRQSLSSRK; encoded by the coding sequence ATGGATATGATTAGACCATTCGCTGATTTAAGGAATAAATATAGTGAAATATCAAAAGTTTGTCATGAAACTAGAAAACCAGTATATATAACAGTCAATGGTAGGAGAGATACAGTAATTCTTGGATTAGCAGAATATGAACAAATGAAGTCAGAACTAAAATTACTAAGAATGCTGGCTGAATCAGAGGAAGATTTATCTCAAGGCCGTGTGGCACCTATAAAGGATACTTTTGACGGAATACGCCAGTCTCTTTCCTCAAGGAAGTAA
- a CDS encoding TIGR02679 family protein, with the protein MNNNKLLEDCVEYFKKNPGFSRVFLKMKKKYKSLGKIGGKIVLSNLSQQEKEALTGYFRKDYSRQKQATIRLEKFEEALQGTRFDGILLEDILKEYFLEEEIISYKQERYIYLSERKKFFGKIINQVEGRPAAKWLMDLYSNKNNAYSLLLKRYNIDSEKLKIDIYQTARALNNLPIHGGKKTRLAVFASQITKNPHAFDHGTDLDILLQYALVYQFNSEKPNNAEERAELFYNAGILINEVANYTLCYGLEAESNGEIHQGWKGFSKRKEPLLLSLKNLSSIERIVSPLDKVFVLENPAVFSSIIDSLGNDNLSLVCTSGQLKLASLLLLDMLVKEDTIIYYSGDFDPEGLGIADRLKSRYRDKLVLWRYSLPDYEKTLSKERISAKSLSKLANLKNEKLKDLAAYLKKNTMAGYQEMLIDELISDIKRELI; encoded by the coding sequence ATGAATAATAATAAGTTGCTAGAAGACTGTGTTGAATACTTTAAAAAAAATCCTGGCTTTTCCAGGGTTTTTTTGAAGATGAAAAAGAAATATAAATCACTAGGAAAAATTGGTGGTAAAATAGTTCTTAGCAATCTAAGCCAGCAGGAAAAAGAGGCTTTAACAGGCTATTTTAGAAAGGATTATAGCAGGCAGAAACAGGCCACAATAAGACTTGAAAAATTTGAGGAAGCCCTACAGGGAACAAGGTTTGACGGTATATTGTTAGAAGATATATTGAAAGAATATTTTTTAGAAGAAGAGATCATTTCATATAAGCAAGAACGATATATTTACTTGTCTGAGAGAAAAAAATTTTTTGGAAAAATTATAAATCAGGTGGAAGGCAGACCAGCAGCTAAGTGGCTTATGGATCTTTACTCTAATAAAAACAATGCCTATAGTCTTCTCTTAAAAAGATATAATATTGATTCAGAAAAACTTAAGATAGATATTTATCAGACTGCTCGTGCCTTAAACAACTTGCCTATCCATGGGGGAAAAAAGACACGTCTGGCAGTTTTTGCTTCTCAGATTACAAAAAATCCACATGCCTTTGACCATGGTACAGACCTTGATATCCTACTTCAATATGCTTTAGTATATCAATTTAACAGTGAGAAACCCAATAATGCTGAAGAAAGGGCAGAGCTATTCTATAATGCTGGTATCTTAATCAATGAAGTAGCCAATTACACCCTCTGTTATGGACTGGAGGCAGAAAGTAATGGAGAGATTCATCAGGGATGGAAGGGTTTTAGTAAAAGGAAAGAACCGCTGCTGCTCTCTCTTAAAAATCTAAGCTCTATTGAGAGAATAGTAAGCCCTCTTGACAAAGTTTTTGTACTTGAAAACCCTGCTGTTTTTTCAAGTATCATAGATAGTTTGGGTAATGATAACTTGTCCCTAGTCTGTACTAGTGGTCAGTTAAAGCTAGCATCACTTTTGCTACTGGATATGCTGGTTAAAGAAGATACGATTATTTATTACTCAGGAGATTTTGATCCAGAAGGTTTAGGCATAGCAGATAGGTTGAAAAGTAGGTATAGGGATAAATTAGTACTGTGGAGATATAGTCTGCCTGATTACGAAAAAACCCTTTCTAAAGAAAGAATAAGTGCGAAAAGTTTGAGTAAACTGGCGAATTTGAAGAATGAAAAACTGAAAGATCTTGCTGCTTATCTTAAGAAAAATACTATGGCAGGATATCAGGAAATGCTTATTGATGAGCTTATCAGTGATATAAAGAGGGAATTGATCTAA
- a CDS encoding type II toxin-antitoxin system VapC family toxin, with product MIFTIDVSAAVEIVMGRPKQKILIDILKDADWIIAPSLYIYEASNVMWKYHSIQNYPLDDLLTKTRQMTEIVDQFIKAEDVYEEAISLSCKIDHPAYDAMYLVTCRRKNSTLVTLDKRLIKAANTLDLAVASIG from the coding sequence ATGATTTTTACTATTGATGTTAGTGCTGCCGTTGAAATAGTCATGGGAAGACCCAAACAAAAAATACTAATTGATATTCTAAAAGATGCTGATTGGATTATAGCTCCTTCTTTATATATTTATGAAGCATCTAATGTAATGTGGAAATATCATTCTATTCAAAACTATCCTTTAGATGATTTGCTTACTAAAACAAGGCAAATGACAGAAATAGTAGATCAATTCATCAAAGCTGAAGATGTTTATGAAGAAGCTATATCGCTATCATGTAAAATTGATCATCCTGCTTATGATGCGATGTACTTAGTTACTTGCAGAAGAAAGAATTCTACTTTAGTAACTTTAGACAAAAGATTAATAAAAGCTGCTAATACATTAGATTTAGCAGTCGCTTCTATTGGCTAA
- a CDS encoding TIGR02680 family protein, whose protein sequence is MQDKWIINKVGLLNFWYYDEEEFHFSNGRLLLRGSNGSGKSVTMQSFIPLLLDGNRSPERLDPFGSRARKMDNYLLGEDENGQDERTGYLYMEFAKKDSGRYLTIGMGFQARRGKPLNSWGFSLTDGRRIGKDFFLYKEMGDKVPLSKIELRNRVANGGEFYDSQGNYMEMVNKLLFGFENIEEYDELVKLLVQLRTPKLSKDFKPTVIYDIMNNAIQPLSDEDLRPMSEAIENMDNIKTQLEALKESKAAADKLKSEYDRYNRFLLLEKAKTYLNAQKELKDSKEELEKQQNAMEEFHSAYKEAEEKIDELNSRQTLYEHKKQKLEKHDSYQAKIEIDKREEKEKELQKRHKAKKTNLEEKQEREKKLQSQYKNLEEEYQYLDKEINTILKEMAEFAEEFKFDEHSFASEEIAQKPPREYDFTYLKNELLRYRERIAEGLKKLAEEKKQKVEYDRALQILDQAKKEKDDASRELERVQSLFDETRDEYLEKVYRWEKNNLLLKLSEEEMQNLSRIVRSYGEGSSFDDILVELRKKTSLLESNINRENSSIEATIDSYQEELQEKEKELEEWKKKKDPEPPREEKVLRNRERLAEEGIPFLPFYKAVDFRDDLSQEARGVLEEALIDMGLLDALIVPEEYREEDVLNMDRGMADKYIFSNPQYMTHELSLFLKAEKVEDSQITPAIIDQALKSIVLNKGDSLTFLNEKGEFSIGILRGKASASFEAKYIGVQAREEYRQQVIEGLEAEIRDLNSHIEEEIIKIKKLQELLALIQEEFRRFPGKDDLETGLKMLQNASLSLENHQKETKRKEEEAEKIYKKLKEVSEQVQEITAKIYLPLNLNAYQEALEAAEDYKDHLSELSSKHTLLVNKRYQLSNGQEQIEDVLQDIDNLFYDLNRLERELKENSEIIASYREILEKTDYQEIEREIDQCINVLKEIPEELQKESKRSAVSQEKYQRIANNLAGLEKRILRAKEIDTISKLSFEKEINLAYVYSREDEEDLFASARGVYKSLRSDDEKRSKIDYITSLTDKYYQNRQYLTEYNLMAEHLFTKDDWQEEIKQIDDLDINQMIEDFKRLEFTARIKGKDVNFYTLVDFIEESIVENEQLLKESDRQLFEDILANTISKKIRARIYHAEQWVKKMNKLMESMDTSSGLSFSLRWKSRVAETEEQMDTRELVEILKSEASLLKEEDFKKLSAHFRSKISEVRKVMEDSGSNQTFHAIMKDILDYRKWFEFRLYYQKTNEPKRELTNNAFNRFSGGEKAMAMYVPLFSAVYARYENGRKDCPRIISLDEAFAGVDSNNIRDMFRLLEELDLSFVINSQVLWGDYDTVPSLSICELVRPNNADVVSVIRYQWDGNVRTLVS, encoded by the coding sequence ATGCAGGATAAATGGATAATAAACAAAGTGGGCTTGCTTAATTTTTGGTATTATGATGAAGAAGAGTTTCATTTTTCAAATGGTAGATTATTACTAAGAGGGTCAAACGGATCAGGTAAGTCTGTAACCATGCAGAGTTTTATACCACTTTTGCTTGATGGTAATAGGAGTCCAGAAAGATTGGATCCTTTTGGCTCTAGAGCTCGAAAGATGGACAATTACCTACTTGGAGAAGATGAAAATGGACAGGATGAGCGTACTGGCTATCTATATATGGAATTTGCGAAAAAGGATTCAGGTAGATATCTAACTATTGGCATGGGATTTCAAGCTAGACGGGGAAAACCTTTAAATTCCTGGGGGTTTTCTCTTACTGATGGCAGAAGAATCGGAAAAGATTTCTTTCTTTATAAGGAAATGGGGGACAAAGTACCTTTAAGTAAGATTGAGTTGAGAAATCGAGTTGCCAATGGTGGTGAATTTTACGATAGTCAGGGAAATTATATGGAAATGGTCAATAAGCTTCTCTTTGGTTTTGAAAATATAGAGGAATATGATGAATTGGTTAAACTACTTGTGCAATTGCGCACACCTAAACTATCCAAGGATTTTAAGCCAACTGTTATATATGACATTATGAATAATGCCATCCAGCCACTATCTGATGAAGATTTGCGGCCAATGTCAGAAGCCATTGAGAATATGGATAATATTAAAACCCAGCTAGAGGCTTTAAAAGAAAGTAAAGCAGCTGCAGATAAATTGAAAAGTGAATATGACCGCTATAATAGATTTCTTTTATTAGAAAAAGCAAAAACTTATCTGAATGCTCAAAAGGAGTTAAAAGATAGCAAGGAAGAATTGGAAAAACAGCAAAATGCTATGGAAGAATTTCATTCAGCTTATAAAGAAGCTGAAGAGAAAATTGATGAACTTAATTCTAGGCAGACATTATATGAACACAAAAAACAGAAATTGGAAAAACATGATAGCTATCAGGCCAAAATTGAAATTGATAAAAGGGAAGAAAAAGAAAAGGAATTGCAAAAACGGCACAAGGCTAAGAAGACAAACCTGGAGGAAAAGCAAGAAAGAGAAAAGAAATTACAAAGTCAATACAAAAATCTTGAAGAAGAATATCAGTATTTAGATAAAGAGATTAATACTATCCTAAAAGAGATGGCTGAATTTGCAGAAGAGTTTAAGTTTGATGAACATTCTTTTGCCAGTGAAGAAATAGCTCAAAAGCCTCCACGGGAATATGACTTTACTTATTTAAAAAATGAGTTGCTTAGATATAGAGAGAGGATAGCAGAGGGGCTAAAAAAGCTAGCAGAGGAAAAAAAGCAAAAAGTAGAATATGATCGTGCTTTACAGATTCTTGATCAGGCAAAAAAAGAAAAAGATGATGCCAGTAGAGAGCTTGAACGAGTACAATCCCTATTTGATGAGACCCGTGATGAATATTTAGAAAAGGTCTATCGCTGGGAAAAAAATAATTTACTGCTGAAATTATCTGAAGAGGAAATGCAAAATCTTTCAAGAATAGTAAGGAGCTATGGTGAAGGGTCTAGTTTTGATGATATTCTTGTAGAGCTTAGAAAGAAAACATCTTTGCTGGAAAGTAATATTAATAGAGAGAATTCCAGTATAGAAGCAACTATAGATAGCTATCAAGAAGAGCTTCAAGAGAAGGAAAAAGAATTGGAGGAATGGAAAAAGAAAAAGGATCCAGAACCCCCTAGAGAAGAAAAGGTTCTTCGCAATCGTGAAAGACTGGCTGAGGAAGGAATTCCTTTCCTACCCTTCTATAAAGCAGTTGATTTTCGCGATGATCTTTCTCAAGAAGCCAGGGGAGTTTTAGAAGAGGCCTTAATAGACATGGGACTACTGGATGCCTTAATTGTTCCCGAGGAGTACCGCGAAGAAGATGTCCTTAATATGGATAGAGGTATGGCTGATAAATATATATTTTCCAATCCACAATATATGACCCATGAACTTTCATTGTTCTTAAAGGCAGAAAAAGTAGAAGATAGTCAGATTACCCCTGCTATTATTGATCAGGCGCTAAAGAGTATTGTCTTAAATAAGGGGGATTCACTAACATTTCTTAATGAAAAGGGTGAATTTAGCATTGGTATTTTAAGGGGAAAGGCCAGTGCTTCTTTTGAGGCTAAGTATATTGGTGTTCAAGCCCGCGAAGAATATCGCCAGCAAGTTATTGAGGGATTAGAAGCAGAAATTAGAGATCTAAATAGTCACATAGAGGAAGAGATAATTAAAATTAAAAAACTACAGGAGTTATTAGCTCTTATTCAGGAAGAGTTTAGAAGATTTCCTGGAAAAGATGACCTGGAAACTGGACTAAAAATGCTTCAAAATGCTAGTTTGAGCTTAGAAAACCATCAAAAGGAAACCAAACGCAAGGAAGAAGAAGCTGAAAAAATATATAAAAAGCTAAAAGAAGTATCTGAACAGGTACAGGAAATTACGGCAAAAATTTATCTTCCACTTAATCTGAATGCCTATCAGGAAGCACTTGAGGCAGCTGAAGATTATAAGGATCACTTAAGTGAGTTAAGTAGCAAACATACCTTGCTTGTCAATAAAAGGTATCAGCTAAGTAATGGCCAGGAGCAGATTGAAGATGTTCTGCAGGATATAGACAACCTCTTCTATGATCTCAATAGGCTTGAGCGGGAGTTGAAAGAAAATAGCGAGATAATAGCCAGCTATCGAGAGATCCTGGAGAAAACAGATTATCAAGAAATTGAAAGGGAAATTGACCAATGTATAAATGTCTTAAAAGAAATACCTGAAGAGCTGCAAAAAGAGTCAAAAAGATCTGCTGTTTCTCAGGAAAAATATCAGAGGATAGCTAATAATTTAGCTGGCTTAGAAAAGAGGATTCTAAGAGCAAAAGAGATTGATACTATCTCTAAATTGTCCTTTGAAAAGGAAATTAATTTAGCATATGTCTATAGTCGAGAAGACGAAGAGGATTTGTTTGCATCTGCCAGGGGAGTATATAAGAGCTTAAGATCAGATGATGAGAAAAGATCAAAAATAGATTACATTACTAGTTTGACAGATAAATATTATCAGAACAGACAATATCTGACTGAGTATAATTTAATGGCTGAACATCTATTTACTAAAGATGATTGGCAAGAAGAAATAAAGCAAATAGATGATTTAGATATTAATCAAATGATAGAAGACTTTAAAAGGTTAGAATTTACTGCTCGTATTAAAGGTAAAGATGTTAATTTTTATACACTTGTTGATTTTATAGAAGAATCTATTGTTGAAAATGAACAATTACTAAAAGAAAGTGATCGTCAATTGTTTGAAGATATTCTGGCAAACACTATTAGCAAAAAAATCAGAGCCAGGATCTATCATGCAGAACAGTGGGTTAAGAAAATGAATAAGTTAATGGAAAGTATGGACACCTCAAGTGGCTTGTCATTTAGCCTGCGCTGGAAAAGTAGAGTAGCAGAAACTGAGGAGCAGATGGATACTCGGGAATTAGTAGAGATATTGAAATCAGAAGCCAGTCTTCTGAAAGAAGAGGATTTTAAAAAACTATCTGCACACTTTAGATCAAAGATAAGTGAAGTCAGAAAGGTGATGGAAGATAGTGGATCAAACCAGACCTTCCATGCTATCATGAAAGATATCCTTGATTACCGCAAATGGTTTGAATTTCGTCTCTATTATCAGAAAACAAATGAACCCAAAAGAGAACTTACAAACAATGCCTTTAATAGATTTAGTGGGGGAGAAAAGGCAATGGCCATGTATGTTCCTTTGTTCTCTGCTGTATATGCCCGCTATGAAAATGGTCGTAAGGATTGCCCGAGAATTATATCACTTGATGAGGCTTTTGCTGGTGTTGACAGCAATAATATCAGGGATATGTTTAGACTATTAGAGGAGTTAGATCTTAGTTTTGTGATAAACTCTCAGGTATTATGGGGTGATTATGATACAGTACCATCACTTTCTATCTGTGAATTAGTAAGGCCTAATAATGCTGATGTTGTATCAGTTATTCGTTATCAATGGGATGGTAATGTGAGAACACTTGTAAGCTAA
- a CDS encoding TIGR02678 family protein, whose protein sequence is MKELEILLERYWISKEEDKELYYRIKDAYPKLKTFLQDRLGYRLIINPYLIKLEKLPGKPESWMGIEEFTDKLEYAFLTLLLTFLEDKGAEEQFILSQLTDFIEAIFPQDRDIELDWTLYNHRRHLVKVLRFAEDIFLIKTNDGSDSNFISSAEEEVLYENTGLSKYFMLNFAGNISNYSSYKDIEKGEWLDLDRDRGRVRRNRVYRRLFMSPVVYNEGVDDADYLYIKNYRNMLKKDVEDLLESELHVHKNGAFISLDESKYFKDVFPDNKSISDIVLQMNAIIREMLEEGDLSKKEDDTITISEVKFANIVVLCHQRYHSGWSKGYREMSIEKLVEELIVYMKSFSMLEADNSRKEIRILPLVGKIIGKYPDDFKIEGGE, encoded by the coding sequence ATGAAAGAACTGGAGATATTACTGGAAAGATACTGGATTAGTAAGGAAGAAGACAAAGAACTTTACTATCGAATAAAAGATGCCTATCCTAAATTAAAAACTTTTTTACAGGACAGGCTGGGATATCGACTTATAATCAATCCCTATCTTATAAAATTAGAGAAGTTACCTGGTAAACCAGAATCCTGGATGGGTATTGAAGAATTCACTGACAAATTAGAATATGCCTTTTTAACCTTGTTGTTGACCTTTCTTGAGGATAAAGGAGCAGAAGAACAGTTTATACTCTCACAGCTGACAGATTTTATTGAAGCTATTTTTCCACAAGATAGAGATATAGAGCTTGATTGGACACTATACAATCATCGCAGACATCTTGTAAAAGTGCTTCGCTTTGCAGAAGATATTTTCCTTATAAAAACAAATGATGGTAGTGACTCTAATTTTATTAGTTCAGCTGAAGAAGAGGTACTATATGAAAACACTGGTCTTTCTAAATACTTTATGCTGAATTTTGCCGGAAATATAAGCAATTATTCCTCATACAAAGATATCGAAAAAGGCGAATGGTTGGATCTGGATCGAGATAGGGGAAGGGTCAGGCGCAACAGGGTATACCGCCGTCTTTTTATGTCTCCTGTAGTCTATAATGAGGGTGTTGATGATGCTGATTACCTTTATATAAAAAACTATCGCAATATGCTAAAAAAAGATGTAGAGGATCTGCTAGAAAGTGAACTCCATGTTCATAAAAATGGTGCCTTTATTTCTCTTGATGAAAGCAAATATTTTAAAGATGTTTTTCCTGATAATAAGAGTATATCAGATATTGTATTACAGATGAATGCTATTATCAGAGAAATGCTGGAAGAAGGGGATCTTAGCAAAAAAGAAGATGATACCATAACTATCTCAGAGGTCAAATTTGCGAATATAGTAGTTCTTTGTCATCAGCGCTATCATTCAGGCTGGAGCAAAGGCTATAGAGAGATGAGTATAGAAAAGCTAGTAGAAGAGCTTATAGTATATATGAAAAGTTTTAGTATGTTAGAAGCAGATAATAGTAGGAAAGAAATAAGGATACTTCCTTTAGTGGGTAAGATTATAGGTAAATATCCAGATGATTTTAAGATAGAAGGTGGAGAATAA
- a CDS encoding TIGR02677 family protein translates to MNINSKLTKPLVEVKYLNTDNSWRYRPILRYFYEQYEKIKYWMYKEEVFQELKKHEIFKDYTMEQCKQDLDVLLDWGNLVAMQDTSKSATIEEFRNKQFRYQLSEYSVEIERMTIKLENIFVEGASLEPTLLERIKDEVQKFSSMAEEDLKVVGLWWRDLNTDFKRLNQNYQDYIRSFYSIKAEEMMRTREFIAYKDAVIDYLREFVKELQKNLYIIEETIKKLSDSQVEKVLKKAWQFEKSIPRLENEVTDQDLEENIAGRWKNFRDWFLGSGEAESEAVKLFEITNEIIRKITRFASQIIENRNSAANRKEEYRKLCELFLDCQDMDEANKLSSLSFGIFRSRHIKANINRETESINSGIYDEAAVELKIKPRVRRYREKRKRIPIEDKSKKKKKLLKIYIRERKQEQEVIDSYIQENIIDFSELPLIPSHVRITLLKWIGKATASHNNLAKTEDGREFKLIKPVNEQDCILRCEDGNLTMPAYKIMFLVENIQQEVEIEQSVV, encoded by the coding sequence ATGAATATTAATTCCAAGCTGACAAAGCCGCTTGTAGAAGTGAAATATCTTAATACAGATAACTCATGGCGTTATCGTCCTATACTAAGGTATTTCTATGAGCAATATGAAAAAATCAAATACTGGATGTATAAAGAAGAGGTCTTTCAGGAATTAAAAAAACATGAGATTTTTAAAGATTATACTATGGAACAGTGTAAGCAGGATCTTGACGTCTTGTTGGATTGGGGTAATTTAGTGGCTATGCAGGATACCTCTAAATCGGCAACTATAGAAGAATTCAGGAATAAGCAATTTAGATATCAACTCTCCGAATACTCTGTGGAAATAGAGCGAATGACTATTAAGTTAGAGAATATTTTTGTGGAAGGGGCTTCTCTGGAACCCACCTTGCTTGAGCGGATTAAAGATGAGGTTCAGAAATTCTCCTCTATGGCAGAAGAGGATCTAAAAGTTGTAGGTCTCTGGTGGAGGGATTTAAATACAGACTTTAAACGCTTGAATCAAAACTATCAGGATTATATTCGTAGCTTTTATAGTATAAAAGCAGAAGAAATGATGAGAACTCGGGAATTTATTGCTTATAAAGATGCTGTCATAGATTACTTAAGAGAGTTTGTTAAAGAGCTACAGAAAAATCTTTATATTATAGAAGAAACAATTAAAAAACTTAGTGACTCTCAGGTGGAAAAGGTATTGAAGAAGGCATGGCAATTTGAGAAGTCAATACCTAGACTGGAAAATGAAGTCACAGATCAAGATTTAGAAGAAAATATAGCCGGCAGATGGAAAAACTTTCGCGATTGGTTTCTAGGGAGTGGAGAGGCTGAGAGTGAGGCAGTAAAATTATTCGAAATTACTAACGAAATTATCAGGAAAATTACACGCTTTGCTTCCCAGATTATTGAAAATCGTAATAGTGCTGCCAATCGGAAAGAGGAGTATCGGAAACTTTGTGAGTTGTTTTTAGACTGTCAGGATATGGACGAAGCAAACAAATTATCATCTCTTAGTTTTGGTATTTTTCGAAGCCGTCACATCAAAGCAAATATCAATAGAGAAACCGAAAGTATTAATAGTGGTATCTATGATGAGGCAGCAGTGGAATTAAAAATCAAACCACGAGTTAGACGTTATCGGGAAAAGAGAAAAAGAATTCCTATAGAGGACAAGTCCAAAAAAAAGAAAAAATTACTTAAAATATATATTCGAGAAAGGAAGCAGGAGCAGGAGGTAATTGATAGCTATATTCAGGAGAATATAATTGATTTTTCAGAATTACCCCTCATTCCATCACATGTCCGAATAACATTATTAAAATGGATAGGGAAAGCTACCGCATCTCATAACAATTTAGCAAAGACAGAAGATGGACGAGAATTCAAATTAATTAAGCCAGTAAATGAGCAAGATTGTATCCTTAGATGTGAAGATGGGAATCTAACCATGCCTGCTTATAAGATTATGTTTTTGGTCGAAAATATTCAACAGGAAGTAGAAATTGAACAAAGTGTAGTTTAA